The Etheostoma cragini isolate CJK2018 chromosome 5, CSU_Ecrag_1.0, whole genome shotgun sequence genome contains a region encoding:
- the gas1a gene encoding growth arrest-specific protein 1a, producing MASSGALVQSVCRSVWPLGCVLLFYGYLSVASPSHGRRLICWQAIMNCQAEPECNYAYEHYTRACGPVLNGERRKCPSHCISSLVQLNLTKNGPALEDCSCAHDPVCTGTKRAIEPCLPRTTSTGCTEARRQCEKDGQCSSAMHDYLKHCGKLFSGAICTNACRNVIANMRKIPKGQQLDTCMCDGTERAICEFVKSSMKALCFDAPVIEEGSGSEDGQDLDYDEDPSDPDYPEDLESGTSLPASHFVLTLLASMLALLPLI from the coding sequence ATGGCAAGCTCTGGCGCATTGGTACAGAGCGTCTGCAGATCTGTTTGGCCTCTTGgttgtgtgcttttgttttacGGCTACTTATCAGTGGCCTCCCCGTCCCACGGTCGGCGGCTGATATGCTGGCAAGCCATCATGAACTGCCAAGCCGAGCCCGAGTGCAATTACGCGTACGAACATTACACGCGCGCATGTGGTCCCGTGCTGAACGGGGAGAGGAGGAAGTGCCCCAGCCACTGCATCTCCTCGCTTGTCCAGCTCAATCTGACCAAAAACGGGCCGGCTCTGGAGGATTGTAGCTGCGCCCACGATCCGGTCTGTACGGGCACCAAACGGGCCATCGAGCCCTGCCTGCCCAGGACTACCAGCACCGGCTGCACGGAAGCTCGGCGCCAGTGCGAGAAAGACGGACAGTGCAGCTCCGCTATGCATGATTATTTGAAGCACTGCGGGAAACTTTTCAGCGGAGCAATCTGCACGAACGCTTGCCGGAATGTGATCGCGAATATGCGTAAAATACCCAAGGGTCAGCAGCTGgacacatgcatgtgtgacGGGACGGAGAGGGCCATCTGTGAGTTTGTCAAGAGCAGCATGAAGGCGCTATGCTTCGACGCTCCCGTGATAGAGGAAGGCAGCGGGTCTGAGGACGGCCAAGATTTAGATTACGATGAAGACCCCTCGGATCCGGACTATCCGGAGGACCTCGAGAGCGGAACCTCTCTTCCAGCGTCCCACTTTGTTTTGACCCTGCTGGCATCCATGTTGGCTCTTTTGCCCCTCATTTAA